A part of Candidatus Nezhaarchaeota archaeon genomic DNA contains:
- a CDS encoding HD domain-containing protein produces the protein MNKGINTVWGEIRDPVHGYILVNELEKNVLDTYPMQRLHRIKQLGNAYLTYPGADHSRFSHSLGALHLASLTGNKLISLGFTPKEIQEFRLAALLHDVGHGPFSHLFEEAVLKNKGLTHESLTTTIIRETELKDIIESHGYNADRVALLSIGKLRSPLSILISGPFDIDKLDFIQRDSYFTGVEYGKIDAIRLLMSIRMVDDSLTLELPGSLYALESFLIARYEMFKAVYFHRTVRSAWIMMARAINKVHECEGLFDFDEVDDYLSLDDGLVESKFKELSKSKSSLKKDTVIACELFSMLERRMLFKSVYEVVLHVKEHTPPFNEKLKREFEDEIVKAANVEHWMVIVDTSMIPSLPYNPTQPDPMEIPVCEEVNGSLVKRRLTEFSKLIESLKGYVDIVRVYSHPRVRDEVARAVKRVTKSILP, from the coding sequence TTGAATAAGGGTATTAATACTGTGTGGGGAGAGATAAGAGATCCAGTGCATGGGTACATACTGGTAAATGAGTTGGAGAAGAACGTGCTTGACACGTATCCTATGCAGAGGCTTCATAGAATTAAGCAACTTGGTAATGCTTATTTAACCTATCCCGGTGCTGATCACTCAAGATTTAGCCATTCACTTGGTGCACTTCATTTAGCATCATTAACGGGTAATAAACTGATAAGTTTAGGTTTCACTCCTAAAGAAATTCAAGAATTCAGATTAGCTGCCCTCCTACATGATGTCGGTCACGGTCCCTTCTCTCATTTATTTGAAGAGGCTGTCTTAAAGAATAAAGGGCTGACACATGAATCTCTTACAACAACAATAATAAGAGAAACGGAGTTAAAGGACATCATTGAGAGCCATGGCTACAATGCCGATAGAGTAGCGCTATTGTCCATAGGAAAGCTTCGATCACCTTTAAGCATCTTAATATCCGGTCCCTTTGACATAGACAAGCTAGACTTCATACAGAGAGACTCTTACTTCACGGGAGTTGAGTATGGCAAGATTGACGCGATTAGGCTTCTGATGTCAATTAGGATGGTTGATGACTCCCTCACGTTAGAACTTCCTGGTAGCCTCTACGCTCTTGAGTCCTTCTTAATAGCAAGATATGAGATGTTTAAGGCTGTATACTTTCATAGGACCGTCAGATCAGCTTGGATCATGATGGCTAGAGCAATCAATAAGGTACATGAATGTGAAGGGCTGTTCGATTTTGATGAGGTGGACGACTACCTGTCCCTAGATGATGGCCTTGTGGAATCAAAGTTTAAAGAGTTATCTAAGTCTAAAAGTAGCTTAAAGAAGGATACCGTGATAGCATGTGAGCTCTTCTCAATGCTTGAGAGGAGAATGCTCTTCAAGTCAGTCTACGAAGTCGTCCTACATGTAAAGGAGCATACGCCCCCCTTTAATGAGAAGTTGAAGAGAGAGTTTGAAGATGAGATAGTTAAAGCAGCAAATGTCGAGCATTGGATGGTAATAGTGGACACGTCAATGATACCATCACTACCCTACAACCCAACGCAACCGGACCCAATGGAGATTCCAGTATGCGAAGAAGTAAATGGTTCTCTGGTTAAGAGGAGGTTAACAGAATTCTCAAAACTCATCGAGAGCCTTAAGGGTTACGTGGACATAGTTAGAGTCTACTCCCATCCAAGAGTTAGAGACGAGGTTGCAAGAGCTGTTAAGAGGGTGACCAAGTCAATATTACCGTGA
- the tmk gene encoding dTMP kinase, translated as MRGLYISFDGIDGAGSTTHTKLLSSWLKFKGLKVFETKEPTMGKIGSLIRAYLHEAPKHPAIDALLFAADRVEHSITIKKLLEEGFIVVSDRSLISSLAYQQAQGLELKWILEVNRYSLKPDMPIILDIDPTLSLSRKRTPRERFENPEFLKLVRKILLDMALNNGWIIVDASKPLETIASDIRNLVVIELKRRGIRVE; from the coding sequence ATGAGGGGTCTCTACATATCCTTTGATGGTATAGATGGTGCTGGCTCAACAACTCACACTAAGTTACTATCTAGCTGGCTCAAATTTAAGGGGTTAAAGGTTTTTGAAACTAAAGAACCGACGATGGGTAAAATAGGCTCTTTAATAAGAGCGTACCTACATGAGGCTCCTAAACACCCTGCTATAGACGCGCTTCTATTTGCAGCTGATAGAGTTGAGCACTCCATAACCATTAAGAAGCTGCTGGAAGAAGGCTTCATAGTTGTCTCAGATAGATCGTTAATATCTTCATTAGCTTACCAGCAAGCTCAAGGTCTTGAGCTTAAGTGGATCTTGGAAGTAAATAGGTATTCCTTAAAACCAGACATGCCCATAATCCTAGACATAGACCCTACACTATCCCTCTCAAGAAAGAGGACTCCTCGAGAGAGGTTCGAGAATCCAGAATTCCTAAAGCTTGTTAGAAAAATTCTCTTAGATATGGCGTTAAATAATGGGTGGATAATTGTAGATGCATCCAAACCCTTAGAAACCATTGCCTCAGACATAAGGAACTTAGTTGTAATTGAGCTTAAAAGACGTGGGATTCGGGTTGAATAA
- the truD gene encoding tRNA pseudouridine(13) synthase TruD, whose product MTSESKSKLDNLLGLEVYGTSTQGLGGVIRKQLEDFIVEEIPTHGGSSGNLLMLVVEKRGIDTLAAAIRLAKKLKIPLRHIGFAGLKDARSISIQRFTVKVPADIDISLISNKNMKVLATYRAKRHLRPGMLLGNKFTITVRDVTLPFHEVESIVKETLSQIEEIGGVPNFYGYQRFGLSRPNTHIVGKLIIQGCYDRAIIELLATPYPNEPQNHKEARAFLLETMDFSRSLKKFPKVLIFERLVIKHLIKHPNDYVGALKALPKHVLTLYVDAYLSYIFNKALSERLRKFKSLKVLLEGDIVAKSDVYGNPLRPTTIVKDATRELKEGELIMALIPAYLKSRVEGYMNDLILLLFKRDGLEPPFRKLGEIGLQGKLGLIRQIAFRPLNFKYQLCEGEKSIKLNFILPKSSYATIMLREIMKPEDPLALGF is encoded by the coding sequence ATGACCTCAGAGTCAAAATCAAAGTTGGACAACCTATTAGGACTTGAGGTTTACGGTACTTCAACGCAGGGGTTAGGCGGCGTCATTAGAAAGCAATTGGAGGACTTCATAGTAGAAGAAATTCCAACACACGGAGGCTCATCGGGTAACCTTCTCATGTTGGTGGTTGAGAAGAGAGGGATTGATACATTAGCTGCAGCTATCCGATTAGCTAAGAAACTTAAGATACCATTAAGGCACATAGGCTTTGCAGGGCTTAAAGATGCAAGATCGATCTCTATCCAAAGGTTTACAGTCAAAGTGCCAGCTGACATTGACATCTCATTAATTTCGAACAAGAACATGAAGGTCTTAGCAACATATAGAGCAAAGAGGCATCTAAGGCCAGGCATGCTACTTGGAAATAAGTTTACAATAACAGTTAGAGATGTAACTCTTCCATTCCATGAGGTTGAATCGATCGTCAAAGAAACATTATCGCAAATCGAAGAAATAGGTGGGGTCCCCAACTTTTATGGATATCAAAGATTTGGATTGAGTAGACCCAACACCCACATAGTGGGTAAGCTAATCATTCAGGGATGTTATGATAGAGCAATAATCGAGCTCCTCGCCACTCCGTATCCTAATGAACCACAAAACCACAAAGAGGCTAGAGCATTCCTGCTAGAGACCATGGACTTTAGCAGGTCTTTAAAGAAATTCCCAAAGGTATTAATTTTTGAACGTCTTGTAATCAAGCACCTCATAAAGCATCCGAATGACTATGTTGGAGCTCTAAAGGCATTACCCAAACACGTGCTGACTTTATATGTTGATGCTTACCTCTCCTACATCTTTAATAAAGCATTAAGTGAAAGACTACGTAAATTTAAATCGCTTAAAGTACTTTTAGAGGGGGACATAGTAGCTAAGTCAGATGTTTACGGTAATCCGCTAAGGCCTACAACTATCGTGAAAGATGCTACAAGAGAACTAAAGGAAGGGGAGCTCATAATGGCCCTTATACCTGCTTACCTTAAAAGTCGAGTTGAAGGTTACATGAACGACCTCATACTCCTCCTCTTTAAGAGGGACGGCTTGGAACCACCATTTAGAAAACTTGGGGAGATAGGACTACAGGGTAAATTAGGTCTTATACGACAAATAGCGTTCAGGCCTCTAAACTTTAAATACCAACTGTGTGAAGGTGAAAAGTCTATAAAGCTTAACTTTATTTTGCCTAAATCAAGTTATGCTACTATAATGTTAAGGGAAATAATGAAACCTGAAGACCCCCTAGCCTTAGGCTTTTAA
- a CDS encoding aconitase X catalytic domain-containing protein, which produces MKLSREEKLMLNGFYGEACKKAIKLVLAVADSYGYGKLVRIRSAHTSGVSYKNIGDAGIEFLEDLVKGGGHVRVKTTMNPCGFDLDKPWLFGVDEHFFMKQMKIINLLERMGVKVTLTCTPYYFDNDPRRGSHLAWAESSAAIYANSVVGAYTNRESGPSALAAAITGRAALTREHTDDRRPEVTIKAPLKLSDYSDWSILGYVVGIISPDEIPLVKIKKMVYSKDKLKHFSAGFGTTSSMALFWLNHDSDVPKTIDVTPAEIKAVKSRWALTRKPTLIFVGCPHCSVQEIKAIARRLQGKRVRRDVKLLVSTARSVYERASRLGLIDVIERAGAHVIKDTCLVVSPIQLSKSDVLLTDSAKTAYYIEAMTGSMVAIGGRMQCLEEALEP; this is translated from the coding sequence TTGAAGTTAAGTAGAGAAGAGAAATTAATGCTAAACGGCTTCTACGGAGAAGCCTGTAAAAAAGCTATTAAGCTCGTTTTAGCTGTTGCTGATTCTTATGGTTACGGCAAGCTCGTGAGGATACGAAGCGCCCACACATCAGGTGTGTCTTACAAGAACATAGGTGATGCAGGGATTGAGTTCTTAGAGGACCTAGTCAAAGGTGGAGGGCATGTACGAGTCAAAACAACAATGAATCCCTGCGGATTTGACCTTGATAAACCATGGCTTTTTGGCGTCGATGAGCACTTCTTCATGAAGCAAATGAAGATTATAAACCTTCTTGAGAGAATGGGAGTTAAGGTTACGTTGACGTGCACTCCTTACTATTTCGACAATGATCCTAGAAGAGGGAGCCACTTAGCGTGGGCTGAGTCCTCTGCTGCTATTTACGCAAATAGTGTTGTTGGTGCTTACACTAATAGGGAGAGTGGACCCTCAGCGTTGGCAGCGGCCATAACAGGGAGGGCTGCGCTAACCCGAGAGCACACGGACGACAGAAGACCCGAGGTCACCATCAAGGCACCTTTAAAACTAAGTGATTACTCTGATTGGAGCATACTAGGTTATGTTGTTGGTATCATCTCGCCTGATGAAATACCTCTTGTGAAAATCAAGAAGATGGTCTATAGCAAGGACAAGCTTAAGCACTTCTCTGCCGGCTTTGGAACCACAAGCTCGATGGCACTGTTTTGGTTAAACCATGACAGTGATGTGCCCAAAACTATCGACGTAACTCCTGCAGAAATTAAAGCTGTGAAGAGTAGATGGGCATTGACGAGGAAACCTACACTAATATTCGTAGGGTGTCCTCACTGCAGTGTTCAGGAAATCAAGGCCATAGCGAGGAGACTTCAAGGTAAGAGAGTGAGGAGGGACGTGAAACTACTAGTATCTACGGCAAGGAGCGTATATGAGAGAGCTTCGCGATTAGGATTGATTGATGTGATAGAGAGAGCGGGTGCCCATGTTATCAAAGATACATGCTTAGTTGTTTCTCCTATCCAATTGTCTAAGAGCGATGTGCTTCTTACGGACTCTGCCAAGACTGCATACTATATTGAAGCTATGACTGGATCTATGGTAGCTATTGGAGGTAGGATGCAATGCCTAGAGGAAGCTCTAGAGCCATAG
- a CDS encoding DUF126 domain-containing protein, with the protein MPRGSSRAIVFHCKGIVKGYFRGEALVTNKPISFLGGVDPLTSIITEKGHDLEGKALAGKVLIMPHGKGSSVGSYVIYGLAKRGLAPGAIVTVKADLMTLTGCILSDVPLVDKISSEALSMIRNGDLVEVDACRGLVKVISR; encoded by the coding sequence ATGCCTAGAGGAAGCTCTAGAGCCATAGTATTTCACTGTAAGGGCATAGTTAAGGGCTATTTTAGGGGAGAGGCATTGGTGACTAACAAGCCAATATCGTTTCTTGGCGGTGTTGACCCTTTAACGAGTATAATCACCGAGAAGGGTCATGACCTAGAAGGGAAAGCTTTAGCAGGCAAGGTTCTAATTATGCCTCATGGTAAGGGAAGCAGTGTTGGCTCTTACGTAATTTATGGTTTAGCAAAGAGGGGATTAGCTCCTGGAGCGATAGTAACAGTAAAAGCCGATTTAATGACTTTAACTGGCTGCATCCTTAGTGATGTCCCTCTTGTAGATAAGATTTCAAGCGAAGCCCTAAGCATGATTAGGAATGGAGATTTAGTTGAAGTGGATGCCTGCAGGGGGCTTGTGAAGGTTATCTCACGGTAA
- a CDS encoding acetyl-CoA C-acetyltransferase — translation MREVYLVGFLRTPFSRSRPREPERDVFYKISASELMAMVLDKLPEKVGIRKTDVDRILIGCAFPVWENWGYGGKIPALLAKYPVKVSTTLIDMQCASSLATTMYAYLEIASGLSDVVIAGGYEHMTRVPMGPDNPYIARNEKLLSEEYGEYDMATGFVMGFTAEKLFEEAKEKFGITKRDMDLWAVRSHKLAAKALHEGYFRGEILPVESPQADGKVILVDRDQSIRPDTSLEVVEKLPPAFKPGGVITAGNSSPLNAGASAVMLMSKEKMKELGVQPLAKIKTFGYAGVPPNVMGKGPVPASKMALEKAGLKIRDIDYWEINEAFAIVTLYTIKELGIEEERVNIKGGAIAIGHPLAATGARLVGTLARILQEKGATYGLATACVGGGQGVACIIERM, via the coding sequence ATGAGAGAAGTGTACTTAGTTGGTTTCTTAAGAACACCTTTCTCAAGAAGCAGACCTAGAGAACCAGAAAGAGACGTCTTCTATAAGATAAGTGCCTCAGAATTGATGGCTATGGTTCTCGATAAATTACCTGAAAAAGTTGGAATAAGGAAGACTGACGTCGATAGGATCCTTATTGGATGCGCCTTCCCAGTCTGGGAAAACTGGGGTTATGGTGGAAAAATTCCAGCTCTCCTTGCAAAATACCCAGTTAAGGTATCAACAACGCTCATAGATATGCAGTGTGCCTCATCATTGGCAACAACAATGTATGCATACTTAGAGATTGCATCAGGCCTGTCTGATGTTGTCATTGCTGGCGGCTATGAGCACATGACCCGTGTGCCTATGGGTCCCGATAATCCTTACATCGCGAGAAATGAAAAACTTCTGAGTGAAGAATATGGGGAATACGACATGGCGACTGGGTTCGTTATGGGCTTCACAGCAGAGAAACTCTTTGAAGAAGCTAAGGAGAAATTTGGAATTACTAAAAGGGACATGGATTTATGGGCGGTGAGGAGTCACAAACTTGCGGCAAAAGCACTCCATGAAGGCTATTTCAGGGGAGAAATATTGCCAGTTGAATCTCCACAAGCAGATGGAAAGGTTATACTCGTTGATAGAGATCAATCAATAAGACCTGACACGTCACTTGAGGTTGTCGAGAAGCTCCCACCAGCCTTTAAGCCAGGTGGAGTAATCACAGCTGGCAACTCCTCACCACTTAACGCAGGGGCAAGCGCAGTTATGCTCATGAGTAAAGAGAAGATGAAAGAACTTGGAGTGCAACCGCTCGCGAAGATCAAGACTTTTGGATATGCCGGGGTTCCACCCAATGTGATGGGCAAGGGACCTGTACCGGCAAGTAAGATGGCTCTAGAGAAAGCAGGACTTAAGATAAGAGACATTGACTATTGGGAGATAAATGAAGCCTTCGCCATCGTAACACTTTATACCATAAAGGAGCTTGGTATCGAGGAGGAAAGGGTAAACATTAAGGGTGGCGCGATAGCCATTGGCCACCCCCTTGCTGCGACAGGTGCTAGGCTGGTAGGTACATTAGCGAGAATTCTTCAGGAGAAAGGCGCCACTTACGGTTTAGCAACTGCATGTGTTGGTGGGGGTCAAGGTGTAGCATGTATAATAGAGAGAATGTAG